CCTTAGACGATGCCTATTGCACGCAACGAAGAAGGCAACAAAACCATTTATAATGCTTCGGATAGCACGGAAGACCTGCAATTTAAGATTAGGATTAGCTAAGCAATATCCAGTTGCTCTAAGCTGGCAGTAGGGGAGTATAATACAGTTACCTGTGAGAAAAGGTCATTCCAAAGTGAACGCCATAAAGAAATTTCATATGTGCCTGCCTCGGCAGCTGACTTTAGCTGGAAAATGCTACTTGCAAACAACCAAATTTCTCTCACAAACTCAATCATGCAAGAGAAAATATAAGCTACAAAACTTGCCAGTACTAGAAGCAGACGTATAGGAGTGTAAAGTATTTCCTGGATGGCCCAAATGATTGGATAAACAATGGCGGACACTGTAAAACAAGAAAGCACACTATTAAAACATGATACTATGCAATCCTATACTGGCAAACAGACAAGTGAAGCTCATAACATACCAATGCTTCCAATAACACCAAGGATGAACCACACTGGCGAGAGCAACAACTGTATTATCTTCATTACTAGGCCACACGTGGAatcaatcaaaacccaaataactgTAAGAAAGCTCTCAACTGCTTGAAAGCATCCATTCCAAAAGGGAAGAAAGACCTCCACGAGCTCCATAACTGGGCCAGCAAACGGCTGGGTGAGAACTGAAAAGAATGACTTGAAGGAACGTGTCGCCATTAGAAACCACTTGACGGCTTTCTCAAAATTATGCAGAAATAGCATGGTCCCCAAATACTTGATTCTTGATAGCATTTCCCAAGTTTCAATCCAGTCAAAAAGTGGCCCGAAAACACTGGACACAGTCGCCTTAAGGACTGGGACATTTTTGTACAAATCATAAAACCCAATTACGACCGTGACAACTGAGATCAACACGTATAATGCTCTTGCCACGAGGCACATCCATGGACGATAAATATGACAAAATAGAGGATATGATTGCAAAAAGATAACCCAAGATGGAAGCCCTGATTCAAGCAGTGTAAGTAACCGCACATCGCTCATGATTATCTGCCTCAGTTTAAATGGGAGGTCATGGTCATTAAACCTGAACAATATCAAAACATCTCTGTGTTGGGTAGCTTCAACTGTGGTTTCTGTGCGGCTACTAGGAGAAGATGAAGCCACTGAAATTTTTGGTAAGTCTATACTTTCATTCTGGACCCCAAGAGGAAACTTATCGACTCCATCTTCATAAGGTATgggttttgttatttttcttctcttgtaAGGTCCAGTGGGGGGAGGTGGTGTTTGTAGTGTGGATTCTCTACATTCTACGCGTGCAGGGTACACACTAAACTCATTTTTCAAGCCACCAGGAGATGATGAATCTTCGACAGATCCATTCTTTGTACAATTTATTGCAAAATCACCATTACAGTCAGGAGTTGAGAAATTTTCTTGAGCGTCATGGAACACCTCCCCTACAAAGTTTCAAACAAAGTATTATGCAATATGATTTGGCATTTGAAGCAGGAATCCATTAGGCAGAACTCGAGAGAATAGGCACCAAAAAATTTCACTAATAAAGTTAAGAGTTATATTAAAACTTCTCACTTTTGAAGAAAATACAAACTCATCTCACACTAAAACTAGTTAAAAATGCTCAATCTTAGCCAAAACACTAGTCATGAAAAAAATGAACGAAGTTGGCAAAAGAATATCTCAATGAGTGGAGAGTGGATGGTCTGAGGATTTCAAAACCCTGGAATCCGCCTGAATGGaagattgtagaaatttattcttGGCCATAGAAGGTTTACTCTAATCTGGTAAAGAAAAAACGAGACATGAAATGCATACCTAGGGTTGAGTCCAGGTAGGCCTGCAACCATACCAATTCAAAGTGCGTTCCCGAGAACCATGAACGGATGCAGTTTGAGGCCTGCTCAATGCTGTCAAATTCCCATCTCTCCATGAGCTTAGCCTCTAATGCAAGTGATGTATTTGTCTGCAGGTGGCATACAGAACATGAATAAACAAACTATTCCACAAAAATAGCAAAATCAAATCGCAGCATGCACATTAGAGGCTGACAATACCTGAAGCTCATTTAGATAGTTCATACCACGAACATCATTCCAGTCGACTTCAAATACAATGAAACCATATAAGGTTCGGTGCAGTTCATTATTCAACAACTTAGCATTTCTGAAGTTTTTTACCGGTAGCAAGGATTCCTTTTGAGACAAAGCTGCAGCACTAATCAAAGCGAACCATTTTTCCAATTTTCTAATGTCACTGATGTTGGATCTTGAAATACCCTTAAAATTGATCTTCTTTTTGAATTTGAATCCCTTCCGCTCCTTCTGGCCTCTAGTGTTTGCAAACGGAGACAACCTGGACTGCAGCATGTTACAAATTTGTAAGTAGGTTACCACATTTAAAGCAAACACATAAACAAGATGACTTAGTAAATTCTTAGCAACCTTGGTAACCATCAACTGCCAAAGGTGTGCTGGCCGTGAATCCAGGTGATTCAACCATGGTCTATTGTCAACTAAAATATAAAGTCTGTTACTTTCTGTTGCCAGAAAAAGGCAGAGGCGCGAAAGATATGACTGCAAATCCCTGCAACAAACACCAGCAAAATGTAAACATCATTAGTGCAATtcaataatttatttttgatggaacaacacAAGTTAATGAATTTCAACAGATTATCCACAATCCCTAGTTACACTTGCCCCTTATGACACGACCAACATATGTTACATGGATTACAAAGAGAAATTCCCTTTTCAGGAGATTTCTGTTTTCCAAAGCTCCAATTGCAAGatactgaagattttttttacagTTTCTCATTTTCCGTCTTGTCGCCGATCTACAGAATGAAGGCTATTACAGTTTCAGTGGGTATTCTCTCACAAGAGCACTACTTTTGCGACTGTGAAGGGATTTGCATTTTTCAAATTTCACTAAAATTCTTTGACTAATTCTCTTACTCAACCCACAAAAGAAATCGGAATTCTAATTTAGCAAGTAAAACCACTACACAAAATTCTCTTTTCAACAACAATATTGTCTGTGTCATCTATAATCTATCATCATTTTCTTATTTCTCAATCCACCAATTTTCACTGTTCTATATTCTTTTCACATATGAATTGAACAGGTAAACCACTAATTAAAGTACTACACAATGCTAACCGCCATAGATAAAAATTCTGGAAATTTAGAGTGAAGACTAGTTTAGTTCTAAAATTTTGTAGGAGAACTCCAACTTACCCAATTTGCAGACTTGTCAAAGGAAAAAAATGTTGGCCGTTTCCACCTGTACCCATTATAACCAAGCTCTGAACTGAAATTAACTCTATAATAACCTAAATTCtctgcaaagaaagaagaaaaaaacatcagCACAGAAACAATTCAATAATTTACTAAACGTAAATTTGAAATCGAAAACAAGACCTGAAAAGCAaatacaaagatgaagaagaacacagAAGTGATAGAAGAAACAATCACCACCAATGAGCTTCATAACAAAGAGGTTACACCAAGAGTTTGTTAATGGAGAGAGTTCCAAAGAGACACGTCAATGGACGTGATCCAAGAACTCAGAGACCGACACGACACGACACGAGTATCAAAACAATGAAATTCGGAACCAACCAGAACCAATTTCGATAGAAATAGAGAGAGGGATTAAACTTTAAAGAAGATAAAGTTTTTGAGTAAATGAATGAATCTGCTTTTTTGTAAGGCGTGTCAAGAAGTAGATGCATTTACTATTAACAGAATAATTCATTCATTAATGTCGAACTGAATTTTAAGAAATATAAGgggaaattaaaattgaagatgatgatgagggcATATAAACAGAGagaagacttttttttttcttttcaaagtttttaCAGTCAGAGATTTCTCGAGATCTGATTAGGTTTTTCCCGCCATCAAAATCTCTATCTATAAACTTTGTCTGTCTTGCGGACAATCTGGAGGGCGAGTCAGAGaagaaaaaactaataaaaagGATGAAGAAAGTGTGGATAGGATGGAAATACTACCAAAGAGTCAACTGCGTGTCACACACTGAATGACTATTCTTTCCTTGAGTTTGGATGTGAGATGAAATCTGTACTATCATTAAATTGAATTGATGATTGATGATGACAAAAAAAAGAGATATCTACAAACTAAGTCTTACACGTGACAGACATGCCTAAGCTTTTCTCCTCCACGTCGGTAGGTACAACTGAGTTAGGTTGTTTTTTTTGGAGCTGTACTGTATCTTCTGCTACACTACGGAGGAAGCGGATAACGGACTAAAAACACCTTCGGTGCTGGGGGCAAGACTCAAAGAGGCCAAGATGCTCCCATAAAATACGGATTAGTCCAAAAACTAATCCATACTTATGGTTTAGTCCAGCCCGAGTCAaataggtacaaattagtccaaattatgagaaaatacacaaataacccttattatttaCTCCCTCAGTTTCTTTTTAATATGCAGGCTTtctaaaataaatgtttcaagaaaataggctggttttctaattgggaaagtcaaaggttactttagttttctgggaccacttttcttttaacttcttttgatgacaagtgtcatgtggaccacttcactttacttcttttgatgacaagtgtcatggggaccatttcatttcacttcacttcttttattgacaagtgtcatgaggaccactttcaataattagttctcttaatttccttaattttctctaaaaacaaaaccagcctattaaaaaggaacggagggagtacaatttAGTCAAATATTTGCAGTTTAGTCCATAGTGACTCATAATGATGTCAgttattttaaataatataaaaataatttaaaaacgaTTTATCTTTTAAAACGCTCGTCCAGAAAGCTCTTTCCgatagctacaaaaagagtacccatatgactatataattttcagttTTAAAATTTTTAATTTTGGCTTCATTATTTGACGTGTACAAAAAATATACATGCACGAATTTTACGGTCATTTTTTTACATTTGCACTACtttgtacacatctacaaaaaatgTATGAAATTGGTCATTCATATCCATACATATTTTATCATCGGAATTACACTGGTCCACAAATATGACACCCCTGCAAAACATTATGACACAGTTTATTCACAATGAcacaaatttatttttttatggaaaatACACTGGTGCATCAATATGGAAACTCAGATGCACTAGTATATACACAGCTACCCCATATTTTATAAACATAACATGAAAACTCATATGGATATGAACCATCAACCTCCACAAACCTTATGATAGGCTTGGACGCTCTACCATTTTGAGTTTGTGAGTCCCTAAATTAGATGCataaacaggtgtacaactatgtacatatcAACTTGCGGATTGCAACATAGAATTTCTAAGAGAACTTGAGTTTGAACTTCATCCACATTAGTTGTAATTTCTTCTATGAATTGAAGGACTTTTCTCCTATTCTCTTCATGGTAATGTTCATCAGCATCACTAATGCAAGTTTAACTAATAGTAGCACTAATGTAGGTTTCGCTATACTACTGTTTTTTACAACGGCGACAGAATCATCTGTTGCAGCTAATGTGTTCATTATCACTCATCTGGTTTTTCTGTGGAGGCCTGAAGGAGTACGAATGCATAAAAACTATAGGTTTTCTAATCAAAGCTCATATCTGTATCTCAATCTCGAATTAATCGCTCCTAGTTGTTCTGTAAAATAGTAATAGTATAGGGACGAATCTAAAGATAAAATGATACAGTATGTCTGAAATGTCATATACTGGATCCGAAATATTACAAGTCAATCCAACAAACAATTGGCCATCCTGAGGTTGCAGGGAAACCCTCCCTTTCAATCTGATCAACATATCTTAGTCAGTAAATTACAAAGCTAGAGACACTTACATCTGTTTTTCCTTAGCGCGCTTTTCCTTGTCAGCAGCTCCACCATTTACTTTTTGCTCGCTCTCAGCTTGCTAACTCTCCTCTTCCTAAAGAACGagctcttcatcatcttcaaaccaACAACCTCTTGATAGGCTACTTCAACTATATTACtgtaaaatgaaataaaagagtGGGTTGATGACAGTATCCCTAACagatgtacaactatgtacacattaagaatcaagatgtgtacacattaagaatcaagatgtgtacaagtatgtacacatttTATACCTAAATGATCCTATCTTTCCATGTTTGCCTTAATCACCAAGCAACCTGGAATATAATAGCACAACAACGAATAATACCAACCACCAAGTAAACCTTATTCCAAGTTCTCTTGTACCTAGACCGGCAAGGAGATGAGTGATAGCATATTATCTTTCAAACCCGGAAGTTTCAAAATTATCTTAATTGGAACGAATTAAGTCATATACAAGAGCACAAATGTTGATAAATAAATAGGCCACATAAAATGAATTGACCACTCAAAGTTTTGATTAACTACTCCGACTTACCGTTGATAATTGAGTATAATGTATAAAGCCATACCTAGGGGAACAAGcaatgaacctgcaaaatattgTAACACGACAAAATTGGCGGGGTTTAAAATGACgaaaaatacttgaatataatttCATTGTCCATATGAAAAAACACATAAACAAAACAAGATTCAGGTTATGAGATTGAACAATAGAAATGCGGATACCTTGAACCAGCAGATTGCATCACGAACATAGTGGGAAAAGGCCAAAAAGAGAGTGCATCTGTACAGAATAAACCAACTTCCATTAGCTTTTATGAATTTTCTCTGAACAAGAAGGCCAAGAAATTTTTGCTGGTGACCAGTCAGGTGGGATTTAGGGTGCTTTTTGACAACAGTTTCCCGAAGGAATATGGTGATATCATCAGACCCCAATCCCAGTCTTTCAGGAGCATTTCCTCTCATTTTGATATTCCTCTCAAGAGAAACCTAACATACAATTGAAGCAAGGTCAGTGGGTAATATAAAACTGCCAGTACAATAGGGAAAATGCAAGGACCCATTATCGCCAAAAATTTTGAGAGTTTATAAAAGACGAGCCAAGTGTCAACAGATAGGAATGAACAACATGAAGTGTTTCTCCATAATAATTAAGCAGGATATGTCCCAAGGTAGTTATGTTAATCAATAAATTTGAAGTCAAAATGAATTTTAACAGGTACACTCGTTAACAATCAATAGGTGTACGCTCATGTGTACATTGACGACCAACAAGTGTATAACTATTTGCACATTAAAAAtccacatgtgtacaattatgtacgcACTAAGAATCaatatgtgtacaactatgtgcacataatcaacatgtgtacaattatgtacatattaagaatcaatatgtgtacaactatgtacacattgatAATCAACAAATCTTAAACCTGTGATACTCGGGTGAGGCATCAATTTCTTATTGGGACAACAATGTCTGCTTGCAGTCAAGAGTGCTAAGGCAGTACATGATGTTACAAGagaagcaaacaaaaaaaataaaataactagaAACAAAAGGTAACTCAGCAAAGTACTCCATAAGCTTATTTACTCAAACATAAGCTTATGGAGTCAATTATCCACATGTGTACCAATTTTTAGACCCTTTCTATTTACCCAAGCATAAACTTATAGAGTCATTTTATCCACATgtgtaccagtttgtacaccctagttttACGCAAGCATAAGCTTATAGAGTCAATTTTTTTACATGTTTACCAGTTTGTACATCCTATCTATGCAACATAAGCTTATGGAGCCATTTTTTTCACACTACACCCTAGTTACTTATGCATGCATAAGATTATGGAGTCAATTCTCTACAAgtgtaccagtttgtacaccctaTTTATCTAACCAAGGATAAACTAATATTAATTTTTTCCACATGTGTACTAGTGTTTACATCCTTATTTTATGCAAGCATAAGCTTATGGTATCAATTTTTTACATgtgtaccagtttgtacaccctagtcaTTTCTCCTGATGGTAAAGTTAGTTTGGTAGTTTCTCCTGACAAAGTTTAAAAATATAGTTAGTATACACCACGGAATATGAAATATCCAAGATTAGAAAATATGAAGCTACGAAAAGTTCACATCATTAAA
Above is a genomic segment from Papaver somniferum cultivar HN1 chromosome 10, ASM357369v1, whole genome shotgun sequence containing:
- the LOC113317247 gene encoding uncharacterized protein LOC113317247, with amino-acid sequence MGTGGNGQHFFPLTSLQIGDLQSYLSRLCLFLATESNRLYILVDNRPWLNHLDSRPAHLWQLMVTKSRLSPFANTRGQKERKGFKFKKKINFKGISRSNISDIRKLEKWFALISAAALSQKESLLPVKNFRNAKLLNNELHRTLYGFIVFEVDWNDVRGMNYLNELQTNTSLALEAKLMERWEFDSIEQASNCIRSWFSGTHFELVWLQAYLDSTLGEVFHDAQENFSTPDCNGDFAINCTKNGSVEDSSSPGGLKNEFSVYPARVECRESTLQTPPPPTGPYKRRKITKPIPYEDGVDKFPLGVQNESIDLPKISVASSSPSSRTETTVEATQHRDVLILFRFNDHDLPFKLRQIIMSDVRLLTLLESGLPSWVIFLQSYPLFCHIYRPWMCLVARALYVLISVVTVVIGFYDLYKNVPVLKATVSSVFGPLFDWIETWEMLSRIKYLGTMLFLHNFEKAVKWFLMATRSFKSFFSVLTQPFAGPVMELVEVFLPFWNGCFQAVESFLTVIWVLIDSTCGLVMKIIQLLLSPVWFILGVIGSIVSAIVYPIIWAIQEILYTPIRLLLVLASFVAYIFSCMIEFVREIWLFASSIFQLKSAAEAGTYEISLWRSLWNDLFSQVFRAIRSIINGFVAFFVACNRHRLSIYNHMQEFFFQLSCLAGRNQTTNFNYRRRYGAQDQMQSRRKTQGRYPEQTPEKPDLKRCASSHMQHSLDYRTPSRMLTL